The following are encoded together in the Desulfococcus multivorans genome:
- a CDS encoding type II toxin-antitoxin system Phd/YefM family antitoxin, with translation MKLSRQIKPISYLKAHAAEIVRNLSEQCEPLIITQNGEAKVVMQDIESYEQTQETMALLKILALGTRQVEEGKVQPAGDVVQRLRDRRKRR, from the coding sequence ATGAAACTATCGCGTCAGATCAAACCGATCAGTTACCTGAAGGCCCATGCCGCAGAAATCGTGCGCAACCTGTCGGAGCAATGCGAACCCCTGATCATCACCCAGAATGGCGAAGCCAAGGTCGTGATGCAGGACATCGAAAGTTATGAGCAAACCCAGGAGACCATGGCGCTTCTGAAGATTCTTGCGCTCGGCACGCGTCAGGTCGAGGAAGGCAAGGTCCAGCCCGCCGGTGATGTCGTTCAGCGACTTCGAGATCGGCGCAAGCGTCGCTGA
- a CDS encoding lysylphosphatidylglycerol synthase transmembrane domain-containing protein, whose product MRVKGLETSQQSTKKAVVVRWTAYAFLFLGLSCGVPFFIYRQVGAQSFSFNQHLWSWPVLSVLVILLAIYFVSDALRLHFILKASGHSLAAGNLAKLTFINILFSNITPMATGGGFAQVWFLYRRGVLIGTATAATTIRTFIAMFLIFLPIPFLVARLPYFRDDGMMASVGWILASVAIGYLACFLVLLFRLRWLLRVFDLAAKGLVWLRLTNHEKTRRIKAKFLREAVRFSRCLKIFVRGDRKDVLLSIFFTFIFLLSLFSFPSILFWGAGYQTNYYTTTGLLVVSTCIMYFAPSPGGAGFAEGVFGLFFASLVHASELVGIIIVWRFLTIYLGMLIGVPVTLHELARRRMGNG is encoded by the coding sequence GTGAGAGTAAAAGGTCTGGAAACCTCGCAGCAGTCTACAAAAAAGGCAGTTGTGGTCCGCTGGACTGCTTACGCTTTCTTGTTTCTTGGGTTGAGTTGTGGCGTGCCTTTTTTTATCTATCGCCAGGTCGGCGCACAGTCGTTTTCTTTCAATCAGCACCTGTGGTCCTGGCCGGTGCTTTCCGTACTCGTCATTCTTCTGGCGATTTATTTTGTCAGTGATGCACTGCGCCTGCACTTCATTCTCAAAGCGTCGGGGCACAGCCTCGCCGCCGGGAATCTCGCCAAACTGACGTTCATCAATATTCTTTTTTCCAATATCACCCCCATGGCGACTGGAGGAGGTTTCGCCCAGGTTTGGTTTCTTTATCGACGCGGCGTTTTGATTGGCACGGCCACGGCGGCGACAACCATCCGGACGTTTATCGCGATGTTTCTGATTTTCCTCCCTATACCGTTCCTTGTCGCGAGGCTGCCGTATTTCCGGGATGATGGAATGATGGCCAGTGTCGGCTGGATTTTGGCCAGTGTCGCCATCGGCTACCTCGCCTGTTTTCTCGTATTGTTGTTTCGTCTGCGATGGCTGCTGCGGGTGTTCGACTTGGCCGCCAAAGGGCTGGTCTGGTTGCGCCTCACCAACCATGAAAAAACGCGTCGTATCAAAGCAAAATTTCTCAGGGAAGCGGTAAGATTCTCGCGTTGTTTGAAAATTTTCGTTAGGGGGGACAGGAAGGATGTATTACTCTCCATTTTCTTTACCTTTATTTTCCTTCTTTCTCTGTTTTCGTTCCCCTCTATACTGTTCTGGGGCGCGGGCTATCAGACGAATTACTATACGACCACCGGCCTGCTGGTGGTATCGACCTGTATCATGTATTTCGCGCCGTCTCCTGGAGGGGCGGGATTTGCCGAGGGCGTTTTCGGATTGTTTTTCGCCTCGCTGGTCCATGCGTCCGAACTTGTCGGCATCATAATAGTTTGGCGGTTTTTGACGATCTACCTCGGCATGCTCATCGGAGTCCCCGTGACCTTGCATGAGCTGGCCCGTCGGAGGATGGGCAATGGATAG